In Prosthecochloris sp. GSB1, the following proteins share a genomic window:
- a CDS encoding ABC transporter ATP-binding protein has translation MSDSIMKLVSVRKELELSRDIRQTIIPGLSLEIEEGGFISITGPSGSGKSTLLYLMGGLDKPTFGEVWLDGENITEKSEHEMTRIRNEKIGFIYQFHFLLPEFTAAENVGMPMMINRLRSKTEIRQRAEELLDTVGLADRASYRPSQLSGGQQQRVAIARALANDPKIVLGDEPTGNLDSKSGNQVYELFERLNREFGQTVIFVTHDEDFAHRAKRRIHLVDGQIESDNRL, from the coding sequence ATGAGCGACAGCATCATGAAGCTTGTTTCGGTGAGAAAGGAACTCGAACTTTCCCGTGACATACGCCAGACCATCATACCGGGGCTTTCGCTGGAAATCGAAGAGGGAGGGTTCATTTCGATCACCGGTCCGTCGGGCTCTGGCAAATCGACCCTGCTTTATCTGATGGGCGGACTGGACAAGCCGACTTTCGGCGAGGTCTGGCTCGACGGTGAGAACATCACCGAGAAAAGCGAACATGAAATGACGCGCATTCGCAACGAGAAGATCGGTTTCATCTACCAGTTTCATTTTCTTCTGCCCGAATTCACCGCGGCGGAGAACGTCGGCATGCCGATGATGATCAATCGTCTTCGTTCAAAAACCGAGATCCGGCAGCGGGCGGAGGAATTGCTCGACACCGTCGGGCTCGCCGACCGGGCATCGTACAGACCGAGCCAGCTTTCGGGAGGACAGCAGCAGCGCGTCGCGATCGCAAGGGCACTGGCCAACGATCCCAAGATCGTTCTCGGCGACGAACCGACCGGCAATCTCGATTCGAAGTCCGGAAACCAGGTTTACGAATTGTTCGAAAGGCTCAACCGGGAATTCGGCCAGACGGTTATTTTCGTGACGCATGACGAGGATTTCGCCCATAGGGCGAAACGCCGCATTCATCTCGTCGACGGACAGATCGAAAGCGATAATCGTTTGTGA